A region of Astyanax mexicanus isolate ESR-SI-001 chromosome 23, AstMex3_surface, whole genome shotgun sequence DNA encodes the following proteins:
- the aprt gene encoding adenine phosphoribosyltransferase, which yields MQHVSLMAGSSNAEKLELVAQSIRSFPDFPSKGILFWDICPILKDPRTLTAVTDLFEEHVRKNFPQVELIVGLDARGFLFGPLLSQRLGIGFALVRKKGKLPGPTVGVAYDLEYGKAEAEIQADAVAPGQKVLIIDDLLATGGTLFAACELMKEQKAEVLGCLVVIELKELKGAERLKPNSVYSLVQH from the exons ATGCAGCACGTTTCCCTCATGGCTGGCAGCTCGAACGCAGAGAAACTGGAGCTGGTGGCTCAGAGCATCAGATCTTTCCCGGATTTCCCTTCTAAAGGGATTTTATTCTG GGATATCTGCCCCATCCTAAAAGACCCCAGAACTCTGACCGCTGTTACAGACCTGTTCGAGGAGCATGTCAGAAAAAACTTCCCTCAGGTGGAGCTGATTGTAG GTCTGGATGCCAGAGGGTTCCTGTTTGGGCCTCTTTTGTCTCAGAGGTTGGGGATAGGATTCGCTCTGGTCAGAAAGAAAGGGAAGCTTCCAGGTCCCACAGTGGGTGTAGCGTATGACCTCGAGTACGGAAAG GCAGAAGCAGAGATACAGGCAGACGCTGTGGCACCAGGACAGAAGGTTCTCATCATTGATGACCTGCTTGCTACTGGAG GGACGCTGTTTGCAGCATGTGAGCTGATGAAGGAACAGAAGGCTGAGGTTCTGGGCTGTTTGGTGGTGATCGAACTGAAAGAGCTCAAAGGAGCTGAAAGACTGAAGCCTAATTCTGTATATTCTCTGGTGCAACATTGA